A genomic segment from Polyangium mundeleinium encodes:
- a CDS encoding DNA gyrase/topoisomerase IV subunit A, with amino-acid sequence MPDTSLADEAQRKYLNYALSVITSRALPDVRDGLKPVQRRILYAMLHDLHLAPDGRFRKSAAVVGDVMGKYHPHGDTAIYDAMVRLAQDFVMRAPLVAGHGNFGSIDGDAPAAMRYTEAKLRPLAIELLGELGKRTVEWRPNYDGTKNEPVILPARFPNLLVNGSQGIAVGMATSIPPHNLMEVLDACIELSNQRDLPVSRLLKKIKGPDFPTGGQLHATKEELEAVYTTGQGSLKLRGEWKIEEDDSKRGPSFLVVTSIPYGVERKAIVEKIAEVILSKKLPPLLDVRDESTDLVRIVLETKRGTDPQLVMAYLYKNTPLAVHVPVNLTCLVPTDNPDVAAPKRLGLDEILNQFLTFRYSTVTRRLEFDLGELKARIHVLEGLEIVFDALDEVIAIIRKSEGKADAASKLIKRFNLSEEQTDAILELRLYRLARLEIQVVRKELADKRAEAKRLDALLKSDTRRWDLVRDELAQMKEKYGDRRRTKIMGAVDEPEFQAEDFIVAEDANIVLSSQGWVKRVRELKDPSATRLREGDSVLAAVAGSTRSAVAFFSNLGACYVCRIHDIPPSTGYGDPVQKLFKLADGERMVAMISLDPRALGEELSAPTEGAAEPEPPFALALTRGGLAFRFSLRQHREPSTRAGRKFAKLNEGDEVLAVLLPSAGRTVVCVASNGFALGVLVEEIGVLSGAGKGAIVMKIDEGERVVGAMLDDRDAIEVETEKGKVARESVQKVRGTRGEFGRQVFPKKDRVVRLVLPPVATPVLGKPEEES; translated from the coding sequence GTGCCCGACACGTCACTCGCGGACGAGGCGCAGCGCAAGTACCTGAACTACGCGCTGAGCGTCATCACGTCGCGCGCGCTTCCCGACGTGCGCGACGGCCTGAAGCCGGTGCAGCGCCGCATCCTCTACGCGATGCTGCACGACCTGCACCTCGCCCCCGACGGGCGCTTCCGCAAGAGCGCGGCCGTGGTCGGCGACGTGATGGGTAAGTACCACCCGCACGGCGACACGGCGATCTACGACGCGATGGTCCGGCTCGCGCAGGACTTCGTGATGCGCGCGCCGCTCGTCGCAGGCCACGGCAACTTCGGCTCGATCGACGGCGATGCACCCGCCGCGATGCGTTACACCGAAGCGAAGCTGCGGCCGCTCGCGATCGAACTGCTCGGCGAGCTCGGCAAGCGCACCGTGGAGTGGCGGCCGAACTACGACGGCACGAAGAACGAACCGGTCATCCTGCCGGCGCGCTTCCCGAACCTGCTCGTGAACGGCTCGCAGGGCATCGCCGTCGGCATGGCGACGAGCATCCCGCCGCACAACCTCATGGAGGTGCTCGACGCCTGCATCGAGCTCTCGAACCAGCGGGATCTGCCGGTGAGCCGGCTCTTGAAGAAGATCAAGGGTCCTGACTTCCCGACGGGTGGACAGCTCCACGCGACGAAGGAGGAGCTCGAGGCGGTCTACACGACGGGCCAGGGCTCGCTGAAGCTACGCGGCGAGTGGAAGATCGAAGAGGACGACTCGAAGCGCGGGCCCTCGTTCCTCGTGGTCACGTCGATCCCGTACGGCGTCGAGCGCAAGGCGATCGTCGAGAAGATCGCCGAGGTGATCCTCTCGAAGAAGCTGCCGCCGCTGCTCGACGTGCGGGACGAGTCGACGGACCTCGTGCGCATCGTGCTGGAGACGAAGCGCGGGACGGATCCGCAGCTCGTGATGGCGTACCTCTACAAGAACACGCCGCTCGCGGTGCACGTGCCGGTGAACCTCACCTGCCTCGTGCCCACGGACAACCCCGACGTCGCCGCGCCGAAGCGCCTCGGGCTCGACGAGATCCTGAACCAGTTCCTGACGTTCCGGTACTCGACGGTGACGCGGCGGCTGGAGTTCGACCTCGGCGAGCTCAAGGCGCGCATCCACGTCCTCGAAGGCCTCGAGATCGTCTTCGACGCGCTCGACGAGGTGATCGCGATCATCCGCAAGAGCGAAGGCAAGGCGGACGCCGCGAGCAAGCTGATCAAGCGCTTCAACCTCTCGGAGGAGCAGACGGACGCGATCCTGGAGCTCCGCCTCTACCGGCTCGCGCGGCTGGAGATCCAGGTCGTGCGCAAGGAGCTCGCGGACAAACGCGCCGAGGCCAAGCGCCTCGACGCGCTGCTCAAGAGCGACACGAGGCGCTGGGACCTCGTGCGCGACGAGCTCGCGCAGATGAAGGAGAAGTACGGCGATCGTCGTCGTACAAAGATCATGGGCGCGGTCGACGAGCCGGAGTTCCAGGCCGAGGACTTCATCGTCGCAGAAGACGCGAACATCGTTTTGAGTTCCCAGGGTTGGGTGAAGCGCGTCCGCGAGCTCAAGGACCCGTCCGCGACGCGCCTGCGCGAGGGCGACAGCGTGCTCGCGGCCGTCGCCGGCTCGACGCGCTCGGCCGTCGCGTTCTTCTCAAACCTCGGCGCCTGCTACGTCTGCCGCATCCACGACATCCCGCCCTCGACGGGCTACGGCGATCCTGTCCAGAAGCTCTTCAAGCTGGCCGACGGCGAGCGGATGGTCGCGATGATCTCGCTCGATCCGCGCGCGCTCGGCGAGGAGCTCTCTGCGCCCACCGAGGGCGCGGCCGAGCCCGAGCCGCCCTTCGCGCTGGCGCTCACGCGCGGCGGCCTGGCTTTCCGTTTCTCGCTCCGCCAGCACCGCGAGCCGAGCACCCGCGCGGGCCGCAAGTTCGCGAAGCTGAACGAGGGCGACGAGGTCCTCGCCGTGCTGCTCCCGAGCGCCGGCCGCACCGTCGTGTGCGTCGCGAGCAACGGCTTCGCGCTCGGCGTGCTCGTGGAGGAGATCGGCGTGCTCTCGGGTGCAGGCAAGGGCGCGATCGTGATGAAGATCGACGAGGGCGAGCGTGTCGTCGGCGCGATGCTCGACGATCGTGACGCCATCGAGGTCGAGACCGAGAAGGGCAAGGTCGCGCGCGAGTCCGTGCAGAAGGTTCGAGGCACGCGCGGCGAGTTCGGCCGGCAGGTCTTCCCCAAGAAGGACCGCGTCGTCCGGCTCGTCCTGCCCCCCGTCGCGACGCCCGTCCTCGGCAAGCCCGAGGAGGAGAGCTGA
- a CDS encoding DNA gyrase/topoisomerase IV subunit B, whose translation MATTANPQPASGSRYTAKDIEVLEGLEPVRKRPAMYIGGTDTRGYHHLLWEIVDNAVDEAINGHAKRIEVTLDADRRGATIADDGRGFPVDVHPKYGKPALELILCTLHAGGKFASSNYKVSGGLHGVGSSVVNALSVELDVKVLRDGFEHVQAFSRGTPTGKLKRGAPTRKHGTVLHFRPDPEIFGDKASFDADTVRERLEAKAYLHGGLLIIFKDQATGETVELVHPNGIVDYLPKLVTQRGKPAVHASMFHVAKDGDIRLEAALLWTESPEESVRSYVNGIPTHSGGSHESGFNTAIVKAVRAFIEAKKIQPKGVTLTAEDIREGIVGLLSIYIQEPQFQGQTKDRLNNAEAGPAVEGIVRPALEQWLLENGTAGEAIVMRAILAARAREARREATQQVVRKTAVSHRLNLPGKLADCSSTDPNESELFIVEGDSAGGSAKQGRDRRTQAILPLRGKVLNAEQASTSKVLSNKELQDIVSALGCGFGKDFDASKLRYGRIFLLMDADSDGQHIATLLLTFFYRHLPGLIRGGHVYLAQPPLYRIDAGKETHWALDEKERDRILVKLPKGHKPEISRFKGLGEMPAEDLKSTTLDPRRRRALRVVIEGELETDRILNELMGKDASARFRFIMDRAQSAEIDV comes from the coding sequence ATGGCAACGACCGCTAACCCGCAGCCCGCCTCCGGGTCGCGCTACACCGCAAAGGACATCGAGGTCCTCGAAGGCCTCGAGCCGGTGCGCAAGCGCCCCGCGATGTACATCGGCGGGACCGACACGCGCGGCTACCATCACCTGCTTTGGGAGATCGTCGACAACGCGGTCGACGAGGCGATCAACGGCCACGCCAAGCGCATCGAGGTGACGCTCGACGCCGATCGGCGCGGCGCCACGATCGCCGACGACGGCCGCGGCTTCCCGGTCGACGTGCACCCGAAGTACGGCAAACCCGCGCTCGAGCTCATCCTCTGCACGCTGCACGCCGGCGGCAAGTTCGCGAGCTCGAACTACAAGGTCTCCGGCGGCCTGCACGGCGTCGGTTCGAGCGTGGTGAACGCGCTCTCCGTCGAGCTCGACGTGAAGGTCCTCCGTGACGGCTTCGAGCACGTGCAGGCCTTCAGCCGAGGCACGCCGACGGGCAAGCTGAAGCGCGGCGCCCCGACCCGCAAGCACGGGACGGTGCTGCACTTCCGCCCCGACCCCGAAATCTTTGGGGACAAAGCATCGTTCGACGCGGACACCGTCAGGGAGCGCCTCGAAGCGAAGGCCTACCTGCACGGCGGCCTTCTCATCATCTTCAAGGACCAGGCGACGGGCGAGACCGTCGAGCTCGTGCACCCGAACGGGATCGTCGACTACCTGCCGAAGCTCGTCACGCAGCGAGGCAAGCCCGCGGTGCACGCGTCGATGTTTCACGTCGCGAAGGACGGCGACATCCGGCTCGAAGCCGCGCTGCTCTGGACCGAGTCGCCCGAAGAGTCGGTGCGCTCCTACGTGAACGGCATCCCGACGCACTCGGGCGGCTCGCATGAGAGCGGCTTCAACACCGCGATCGTGAAGGCCGTGCGCGCCTTCATCGAGGCCAAGAAGATCCAGCCGAAGGGCGTGACGCTCACGGCCGAGGACATCCGCGAGGGCATCGTCGGCCTCCTGTCGATCTACATCCAGGAGCCGCAGTTCCAGGGACAAACCAAGGATCGGCTGAACAACGCCGAGGCCGGCCCCGCCGTCGAAGGCATCGTGCGCCCCGCGCTCGAGCAATGGCTGCTCGAGAACGGCACGGCCGGCGAGGCGATCGTGATGCGCGCGATCCTGGCCGCCCGCGCCCGCGAAGCCCGCCGCGAGGCGACGCAGCAGGTCGTCCGCAAGACGGCCGTCTCGCACCGCCTGAACCTGCCCGGCAAGCTCGCCGACTGCAGCTCCACCGACCCGAACGAGAGCGAGCTCTTCATCGTCGAGGGCGACAGCGCAGGCGGCTCCGCTAAACAGGGCCGCGACCGACGCACGCAGGCGATCCTGCCCCTGCGCGGCAAGGTGCTGAACGCCGAGCAAGCCTCGACGTCGAAGGTGCTCTCGAACAAGGAGCTCCAGGACATCGTCAGCGCGCTCGGCTGCGGCTTCGGCAAGGACTTCGACGCCTCGAAGCTCCGTTACGGCCGGATCTTCCTGCTGATGGACGCCGACAGCGACGGCCAGCACATCGCCACGCTGCTCCTCACGTTCTTCTACCGCCACCTGCCGGGCCTCATCCGCGGCGGCCACGTCTACCTCGCGCAACCTCCGCTCTACCGAATCGACGCGGGCAAGGAGACGCACTGGGCCCTCGACGAGAAGGAGCGCGACCGCATCCTCGTCAAGCTGCCCAAGGGCCACAAACCGGAGATCTCCCGCTTCAAGGGCCTCGGCGAGATGCCCGCCGAGGACCTCAAATCCACGACGCTCGACCCGCGCCGCCGCCGCGCCCTGCGCGTGGTCATCGAAGGCGAGCTCGAGACCGATCGCATCCTGAACGAGCTCATGGGCAAAGACGCCTCGGCCCGCTTCCGGTTCATCATGGACCGAGCCCAAAGCGCCGAAATCGACGTCTGA
- a CDS encoding helix-turn-helix domain-containing protein has translation MSDALSLTMLDAPSAARMPSASHMPPFAVRQAPITQTLPKIPAPQPSQIIPKSTPERMRVARERIRAAAEAGQRIRSYEVALDLDLSEFHFARQFRAAFGRSPHVFYDEVRAQKARELLTEGMSEGDVARRIGFRRPAELRALLSKR, from the coding sequence GTGAGCGATGCGCTTTCTTTGACGATGCTGGACGCACCCTCCGCCGCCCGTATGCCCTCGGCCTCGCACATGCCGCCATTTGCGGTTCGCCAGGCCCCCATCACCCAAACGCTGCCGAAGATCCCCGCTCCGCAGCCGTCACAAATCATCCCGAAGAGCACGCCCGAGCGCATGCGGGTCGCCCGCGAACGCATCCGGGCCGCCGCAGAAGCCGGTCAACGAATCCGCTCGTACGAGGTCGCTCTCGACCTCGACCTGTCCGAGTTCCACTTCGCCCGGCAGTTCCGCGCCGCCTTCGGTCGCTCTCCTCACGTGTTCTACGATGAGGTGCGCGCCCAAAAAGCCCGCGAGCTGCTCACCGAAGGCATGAGCGAAGGCGACGTCGCCCGCCGCATCGGCTTCCGCAGGCCCGCCGAGCTGCGTGCCCTGCTGTCGAAGCGCTGA
- a CDS encoding carbon-nitrogen hydrolase family protein: MREPLVAAAVQMNSQADLVENLGRAGRLVAEAASRGAKVVVLPENFAFMGGDDDERLRVAEDLDATDGGRIRAFLAENATKHGVWILAGGLPERSSDPKRVHNTFAAVAPSGEIVARYRKIHMFDVEVGDGQRYRESASCMPGDEPVVVDVAGTRIGLSICYDLRFPELYRELVARGAEVLLVPAAFTLATGKDHWHVLLRARAIEAQCYVIAAAQWGSHPKGRKTYGKSCIVDPWGEVVAQASEGEGIVVGTLDPAYLAHVRASLPSLQHQRIGVGSRQT; the protein is encoded by the coding sequence ATGCGTGAGCCTCTTGTTGCTGCCGCGGTGCAGATGAACAGCCAAGCGGATCTCGTCGAGAACCTCGGCCGAGCCGGGCGCCTCGTGGCCGAGGCTGCTTCGCGCGGCGCGAAGGTCGTGGTCTTGCCCGAGAACTTCGCGTTCATGGGCGGGGACGACGACGAGCGGCTGCGCGTCGCCGAGGATCTCGACGCCACGGACGGCGGCCGGATTCGCGCGTTCCTCGCAGAAAACGCCACGAAACACGGCGTCTGGATCCTCGCGGGCGGCCTCCCCGAGCGCTCGTCCGATCCGAAGCGTGTGCACAACACCTTCGCCGCGGTCGCGCCGTCGGGCGAGATCGTCGCGCGGTACCGCAAGATCCACATGTTTGACGTCGAGGTCGGGGATGGCCAGCGCTACCGCGAGTCGGCCTCGTGCATGCCGGGCGACGAGCCCGTCGTCGTCGACGTCGCAGGCACGCGGATCGGCCTCTCCATCTGCTACGATCTGCGCTTCCCCGAGCTGTATCGCGAGCTCGTCGCGCGTGGCGCAGAGGTGCTCCTCGTGCCGGCGGCGTTCACGCTCGCGACGGGCAAGGACCACTGGCACGTGCTCCTGCGTGCGCGAGCGATCGAGGCGCAGTGTTACGTGATCGCGGCGGCGCAATGGGGGAGCCATCCGAAGGGGCGCAAGACGTACGGCAAGTCGTGCATCGTCGACCCTTGGGGGGAGGTCGTGGCGCAGGCTTCGGAGGGGGAGGGGATCGTCGTCGGCACGCTCGATCCGGCGTACCTCGCGCACGTCCGGGCGAGCTTGCCTTCGCTCCAGCACCAGCGGATCGGGGTTGGTTCGCGGCAGACTTGA
- a CDS encoding NUDIX hydrolase: MGPLSYLPRSVLGVAQEIVRHLLKRPVVGVAVAARTEDGRWLLIRRADTGTWALPGGTVEWGETLRTTVVRELDEEAGVDEVTIGPIVGVFSRPDRDVRFHAVTIVVSARVAEPSRPPKNPLEIREARLFRDEELPAPLAMGMDDMLAAARRGEVVFE, from the coding sequence ATGGGGCCCCTCTCGTACCTGCCGCGGTCGGTTCTCGGCGTGGCGCAAGAGATCGTGCGGCACCTCCTCAAAAGGCCCGTGGTCGGCGTAGCCGTGGCCGCCCGGACGGAGGACGGGAGGTGGCTGCTCATCCGCCGCGCCGATACGGGGACCTGGGCGTTGCCCGGCGGCACGGTCGAGTGGGGCGAGACCCTGCGAACGACGGTCGTGCGGGAGCTCGACGAAGAGGCCGGGGTCGACGAGGTGACGATCGGCCCGATCGTGGGCGTGTTCTCGCGGCCGGATCGCGACGTGCGGTTTCACGCGGTCACGATCGTGGTGTCCGCGCGCGTGGCCGAGCCGAGCCGACCGCCGAAGAACCCGCTGGAGATCCGCGAGGCGCGGCTCTTCCGCGACGAGGAGCTGCCCGCGCCGCTGGCGATGGGGATGGACGACATGCTCGCCGCCGCGCGGCGCGGCGAGGTGGTGTTCGAGTGA
- the ligA gene encoding NAD-dependent DNA ligase LigA: MTHLHHGWDKQPDPAVRARIDELAERIERYRASYYAGKPDISDAAYDALEDELRDLDPTHPALARVGTPVAVTEWEKARHEIPMGSLNKVVNEAELEAWATRCDELVVKEGGKAISDDLFVAEKLDGISIEVIYRDGKYADAITRGDGIMGERISPNVARMRGVPQKLKEKLTLSVRGEIILKLSDMKKSFPGVANPRNAAAGTSKRFDGQGCEHLTVLFYDLADHLDITTEEQKITFLRKQGFGTPWTAKGTLKDVLGIYRKYSSEIRAGLDYEIDGLVVRANSTAAQTLLGEVNRRPRGATAFKFASQAKVSKVVEILWDTGPSGRVTPVAIVEPVELAGATVQRASLHNVGNVRALGIGVGDEVLVSRRNDVIPYVEEVVEKGGKTELPPTRCRRCAAELVTSGEYLLCRNQECPALVEGRIHNWIDAIGALEWGDKLIEQLVEAKLVKEPGDLYKLKPKQIADLERRGDKIAKKVLDELTSRLPLTLPVFLAALGIEGFAIQTARLLVASGYTTIEKLLAATEQDLAGISGLGPIKAGMIVRGLQGRKAEIERLIAQGIVPVTQEQEGPLAGMSFCFTGALSRPRGEMTNLVETNGGRVLSGVTKELNYLVSAEADSTSSKAQKAKKYGTVLLDEAGFFKLIQDKGVKVS; the protein is encoded by the coding sequence ATGACGCACCTGCACCACGGCTGGGACAAGCAGCCGGATCCGGCCGTGCGAGCGCGGATCGACGAGCTCGCCGAGCGGATCGAGCGCTACCGCGCGAGCTACTACGCCGGCAAACCCGACATCTCGGACGCCGCCTACGACGCGCTCGAAGACGAGCTGCGTGATCTCGATCCGACACACCCGGCGCTGGCGCGCGTCGGCACGCCGGTGGCCGTGACCGAGTGGGAAAAAGCTCGGCACGAGATCCCTATGGGCTCGCTGAACAAGGTCGTGAACGAGGCCGAGCTCGAAGCCTGGGCCACGCGCTGCGACGAGCTCGTCGTGAAGGAAGGCGGCAAGGCGATCTCGGACGATCTCTTCGTCGCGGAGAAGCTCGACGGGATCTCGATCGAGGTGATCTACCGCGACGGCAAGTACGCCGACGCGATCACGCGCGGTGACGGGATCATGGGCGAGCGCATCTCGCCGAACGTGGCCCGCATGCGCGGCGTGCCGCAGAAGCTGAAGGAAAAACTCACGCTCAGCGTGCGCGGCGAGATCATCCTCAAGCTGTCGGACATGAAGAAGTCGTTCCCGGGCGTGGCGAACCCGCGCAACGCCGCCGCCGGGACGTCGAAGCGCTTCGACGGCCAAGGCTGCGAGCACCTGACGGTGCTGTTCTACGACCTCGCCGATCACCTCGACATCACGACCGAGGAGCAGAAGATCACGTTCCTGCGCAAGCAAGGCTTCGGCACGCCCTGGACCGCGAAGGGCACGCTGAAGGACGTGCTCGGGATCTACCGGAAGTACTCGTCGGAGATCCGCGCGGGGCTCGACTACGAGATCGACGGGCTCGTGGTGCGCGCGAACTCGACGGCCGCGCAGACCTTGCTCGGCGAGGTGAACCGGAGGCCCCGCGGCGCGACCGCGTTCAAGTTCGCGTCGCAGGCGAAGGTGTCGAAGGTGGTGGAGATCCTCTGGGACACGGGCCCGAGCGGGCGCGTGACGCCGGTGGCGATCGTGGAGCCGGTGGAGCTCGCGGGCGCGACGGTGCAGCGCGCGAGCCTGCACAATGTGGGCAACGTGCGCGCGCTCGGGATCGGCGTGGGCGACGAGGTCCTGGTCTCGCGCCGGAACGACGTGATCCCGTACGTCGAAGAGGTGGTCGAGAAGGGCGGCAAGACGGAGCTGCCGCCGACGCGCTGCCGGCGCTGCGCGGCCGAGCTCGTGACGAGCGGCGAGTACCTGCTCTGCCGCAACCAGGAGTGCCCGGCGCTCGTCGAGGGCCGGATCCACAACTGGATCGACGCGATCGGCGCGCTCGAATGGGGCGACAAGCTGATCGAGCAGCTCGTCGAGGCAAAGCTCGTGAAGGAGCCGGGCGATCTCTACAAGCTGAAGCCGAAGCAGATCGCGGACCTCGAGCGGCGCGGCGACAAGATCGCGAAGAAGGTGCTCGACGAGCTGACGAGCCGGCTGCCGCTGACGCTGCCCGTGTTCCTGGCGGCGCTCGGCATCGAGGGGTTTGCGATCCAAACCGCGCGGCTGCTCGTGGCGTCGGGCTACACGACGATCGAAAAATTGCTCGCGGCGACGGAGCAGGATCTCGCGGGGATCTCGGGGCTCGGCCCGATCAAGGCCGGCATGATCGTGCGCGGGCTGCAGGGCCGCAAAGCCGAGATCGAGCGGCTGATCGCGCAAGGCATCGTGCCCGTGACGCAGGAGCAGGAAGGGCCGCTCGCGGGGATGTCGTTCTGCTTCACGGGCGCGCTGAGCCGCCCGCGCGGCGAGATGACGAACCTCGTGGAGACGAACGGCGGGCGTGTGCTCTCGGGCGTGACGAAGGAGCTCAACTACCTCGTGAGCGCCGAGGCGGACTCGACGTCGAGCAAGGCGCAGAAGGCGAAGAAGTACGGGACCGTGCTCCTCGACGAGGCTGGCTTCTTCAAGCTCATCCAAGACAAGGGCGTGAAGGTCTCCTGA
- a CDS encoding DUF2804 domain-containing protein: MQIHRTPPEAILDPTTQRPRFGTYAGGLPPIAFGAAAKNPLTRVRREKRWFYVAIASDELICAVAIIRLGYAANAFAFVVDRREGRALVDETTKGPPFSAFIGDSGGEGCLASYHLGANHLSVSRPAGQSDYAIDVRMQGLELQARLGTTKAPPALGVVAALREGLFSTTEKRALLSVDGSLVAAGRKFSLDGALAGYDFTAGLLERHTAWRWGFGLGRTAEGKPIALNLTEGFVGDRECVAWIDGEIVPLSAVRFSFDRERPLSSWQVRAPDERVDLTFTPSGLHTERHDLGIVRSRFLQLAGEFSGRILVPGREPITLDRLAGVTEDQDTYW; encoded by the coding sequence ATGCAGATCCACCGGACTCCGCCCGAAGCGATCCTCGACCCGACCACCCAGCGGCCTCGGTTCGGCACGTACGCCGGGGGTCTGCCGCCCATCGCCTTCGGGGCCGCGGCGAAGAACCCGCTCACCCGCGTGCGCCGTGAAAAGCGCTGGTTTTACGTGGCGATCGCCTCCGACGAGCTCATCTGCGCCGTCGCGATCATCCGCCTCGGCTACGCCGCCAACGCCTTCGCCTTCGTCGTGGATCGACGCGAGGGCCGCGCCCTCGTCGACGAGACCACCAAGGGCCCGCCTTTCAGCGCCTTCATCGGCGACAGCGGCGGTGAAGGCTGCCTCGCCTCCTACCACCTCGGTGCCAATCACCTCTCTGTTTCGAGACCGGCCGGACAGAGCGATTACGCCATTGACGTACGCATGCAGGGGCTCGAGCTTCAGGCGCGGCTCGGCACCACGAAGGCGCCGCCTGCGCTGGGGGTGGTCGCAGCGCTCCGGGAGGGCCTCTTCTCGACGACGGAGAAACGCGCGCTCCTCTCGGTGGACGGCTCGCTCGTCGCGGCGGGCCGCAAGTTCTCGCTCGATGGAGCGCTCGCCGGGTACGACTTCACGGCGGGCCTGCTCGAACGGCACACCGCGTGGCGATGGGGTTTTGGCCTCGGCCGCACCGCCGAGGGCAAACCCATCGCCTTGAACCTCACCGAGGGGTTCGTCGGGGATCGTGAGTGTGTCGCGTGGATCGACGGCGAGATCGTGCCCCTCTCGGCGGTCCGTTTTTCGTTTGACCGTGAACGACCTCTTTCGAGCTGGCAGGTCCGTGCGCCCGACGAGCGCGTCGATCTCACCTTCACGCCGAGCGGCCTTCACACCGAGCGCCACGACCTCGGGATCGTCCGCTCGCGTTTCCTTCAGCTCGCCGGTGAGTTCTCGGGGCGGATCCTCGTGCCGGGGCGCGAGCCGATCACCCTCGATCGGCTCGCCGGGGTCACCGAGGATCAGGATACGTACTGGTGA
- the pruA gene encoding L-glutamate gamma-semialdehyde dehydrogenase, translated as MQAAIANTPHPVNEPVRSYAPGTTERAELKAALARMSGETIEIPMVIGKNHVFSGRLTEVRAPHKRSLLLARAHDGNRTDVAEAIDTALGASKMWGEMPWTARAAVFLRAAELLATRYRPLLNAATMLGQSKTAHQAEIDAACELIDFLRFNVAYARQIATEQPQSSPGTWNVMEPRPLEGFVFAATPFNFTAIAANLPAAPAIMGNTVVWKPSANALLSAHWIMALFREAGLPDGVINLVMGDPAELTTAALEHPSLAGVHFTGSTPVFRWMWRKVGENIDRYRTYPRLVGETGGKDFVFAHASADPTALAVALVRGAFEYQGQKCSAASRAYVPKSMWPALKERIVELTRMIRVGDVADFRNFMGAVIDGRAYARITSAVEEARRGGRARLICGGEWSDTEGFFIEPTVMETEDPKHTLMETELFGPVLTVWPYDDGKEDEALALCDETSPYALTGAVFARDRAFIEKASTALRRAAGNFYVNDKPTGAVVGQQPFGGGRASGTNDKAGSVLNLLRWTSPRLIKENFEPPRAVPYPFQSEP; from the coding sequence ATGCAGGCCGCGATCGCGAACACGCCCCATCCCGTCAACGAACCGGTGCGTTCCTACGCGCCCGGGACGACCGAACGCGCGGAGCTCAAGGCCGCACTCGCGCGCATGTCCGGCGAGACGATCGAGATCCCGATGGTGATCGGCAAGAACCACGTGTTCTCGGGCCGCCTCACCGAGGTGCGCGCGCCGCACAAGCGGAGCCTGCTCCTCGCGCGTGCGCACGACGGAAATCGCACCGACGTGGCCGAGGCGATCGACACCGCGCTCGGCGCGTCGAAGATGTGGGGCGAGATGCCGTGGACGGCGCGCGCAGCGGTGTTCCTGCGCGCGGCGGAGCTGCTCGCGACGCGGTACCGGCCGCTGCTCAACGCGGCGACGATGCTCGGGCAGAGCAAGACAGCGCATCAAGCCGAGATCGACGCGGCCTGCGAGCTCATCGATTTTCTGCGCTTCAACGTGGCCTACGCGCGGCAGATCGCGACGGAGCAGCCGCAGAGCTCGCCGGGGACGTGGAACGTGATGGAGCCGCGTCCGCTCGAAGGGTTTGTCTTCGCGGCGACGCCGTTCAACTTCACGGCCATCGCGGCGAACCTGCCCGCAGCGCCGGCGATCATGGGCAACACGGTCGTGTGGAAGCCGTCGGCGAACGCGCTGCTCTCGGCGCACTGGATCATGGCGCTCTTCCGCGAAGCAGGGCTGCCCGACGGCGTGATCAACCTCGTGATGGGCGATCCGGCGGAGTTGACGACGGCGGCCCTGGAGCACCCGAGCCTCGCGGGCGTGCACTTCACAGGCTCGACGCCGGTGTTCCGGTGGATGTGGCGCAAGGTCGGCGAGAACATCGATCGGTACCGGACGTACCCGCGGCTCGTGGGCGAGACGGGCGGGAAGGATTTCGTGTTCGCCCACGCGAGCGCGGATCCGACGGCGCTTGCGGTCGCGCTCGTGCGCGGTGCGTTCGAGTACCAGGGACAAAAGTGCTCAGCGGCGTCCCGCGCGTACGTGCCGAAGTCGATGTGGCCTGCGCTGAAGGAGCGGATCGTGGAGCTCACGCGGATGATCCGCGTCGGCGACGTGGCGGACTTCCGCAACTTCATGGGCGCAGTGATCGACGGTCGCGCCTACGCGCGGATCACGAGCGCGGTGGAGGAGGCGCGTCGCGGCGGACGCGCGCGGCTCATCTGCGGCGGCGAGTGGAGCGACACGGAAGGCTTCTTCATCGAGCCGACGGTGATGGAGACCGAGGATCCGAAGCACACGTTGATGGAGACGGAGCTCTTCGGCCCTGTTCTGACGGTGTGGCCCTACGACGACGGCAAGGAAGACGAGGCGCTCGCGCTCTGCGACGAGACGAGCCCGTACGCGCTGACGGGCGCAGTCTTCGCCCGCGATCGGGCGTTCATCGAGAAGGCCAGCACCGCGCTGCGCCGCGCGGCGGGGAACTTCTACGTGAACGACAAACCCACGGGCGCGGTGGTCGGGCAGCAGCCGTTCGGCGGCGGGCGCGCCTCGGGGACCAACGACAAGGCGGGCAGCGTCCTGAATCTCTTGCGCTGGACGTCGCCGCGCTTGATCAAAGAGAACTTCGAGCCGCCGCGCGCCGTCCCCTACCCGTTCCAGTCCGAGCCGTAA